In a genomic window of Magnolia sinica isolate HGM2019 chromosome 16, MsV1, whole genome shotgun sequence:
- the LOC131228937 gene encoding uncharacterized protein LOC131228937, with product MTGNREPNHEKLGQLILQLYLSQCSNVIPPNLSFQLPPPPLPSFSTSSYATAVALQEPPIYIPPFAVDYGQTTSIPVSNHHPTTIFKATVVQQQDPPPNVVAQQNLSPVRRHRPTNAPHGNKDEHVVPPFEWATDHRATVHSLDYLRSHDITRIKGDVECERCESRYQIEFDLNISFGEISEDIIKKKISFSTAPNEWMNPKLLDCIVCQQTECLKPVISEKKRSINWLFLLFGKMLGCCSLEQLKYFCKHTRNHRTGAKDRLLYLTYLALCKQLDPHGPVGRFY from the coding sequence ATGACTGGAAATAGAGAACCGAATCATGAAAAGCTAGGCCAATTGATTCTTCAACTCTATCTTTCTCAATGTTCTAATGTAATTCCCCCCAATCTATCCTTCCAACTTCCACCACCACCTCTTCCCTCTTTCAGCACATCCTCGTATGCCACTGCAGTTGCCTTGCAAGAACCACCCATCTACATCCCTCCTTTCGCAGTAGACTATGGCCAGACCACATCCATCCCAGTCTCCAATCATCACCCAACTACTATCTTCAAAGCCACAGTGGTGCAGCAGCAGGACCCACCACCCAATGTAGTGGCCCAGCAAAACCTCTCACCGGTCCGACGCCACAGACCTACCAATGCTCCACACGGGAACAAAGATGAGCATGTGGTTCCACCATTCGAGTGGGCTACCGACCACCGTGCCACCGTTCACAGTCTCGACTACCTTAGATCGCATGACATTACCAGGATCAAGGGCGATGTAGAATGCGAGCGGTGTGAGAGTCGATATCAGATCGAGTTTGACCTGAACATCAGCTTTGGGGAGATTTCAGAAGATATAATAAAGAAAAAGATCTCTTTCTCGACAGCGCCCAACGAGTGGATGAATCCGAAGCTGCTTGATTGCATCGTATGTCAACAGACTGAATGTTTGAAGCCTGTTATCTCTGAAAAGAAGCGTTCTATCAACTGGCTTTTCTTGCTATTTGGGAAGATGCTTGGCTGCTGTAGTCTTGAACAGTTGAAGTACTTCTGTAAGCATACAAGGAACCATCGGACGGGTGCAAAAGATCGGCTTCTCTACCTTACTTATCTTGCCCTATGCAAACAGCTCGATCCTCACGGCCCGGTCGGACGCTTTTATTAA